In Cryptomeria japonica chromosome 10, Sugi_1.0, whole genome shotgun sequence, a genomic segment contains:
- the LOC131064819 gene encoding FCS-Like Zinc finger 3, with translation MHLGKRPRPPPGSPMRRTTSMSLLTEREVQVHEEPSNGVAAQRPVNGVCVFRPSISMAPFAHFFVPQPDYFLQSCSLCKRHLNPGRDIYMYKGDAAFCSTECRDEQIIKDERMEKCGVVVRKKESGSTNHRRHQATAGANQNTLAAA, from the exons ATGCATCTTGGAAAGCGGCCACGCCCTCCACCTGGATCTCCCATGAGGCGGACCACCAGCATGTCCTTACTGACGGAGAGAGAAGTGCAGGTCCATGAGGAACCCTCTAATGGGGTCGCTGCACAGCGACCTGTTAATGGCGTCTGCGTTTTTAGGCCCTCGATCTCGATGGCCCCTTTTGCCCATTTCTTCGTCCCGCAGCCGGATTACTTTCTCCAATCTTGCTCCCTCTGCAAACGGCACCTCAACCCTGGGAGGGATATTTATATGTACAA GGGTGATGCAGCATTCTGCAGCACTGAATGCCGGGATGAGCAGATTATTAAAGATGAACGTATGGAGAAATGTGGCGTGGTAGTAAGGAAGAAGGAATCGGGTTCAACTAATCACCGGCGTCACCAGGCCACAGCCGGTGCTAACCAAAATACTCTTGCAGCGGCCTAG